In one Corallococcus sp. EGB genomic region, the following are encoded:
- a CDS encoding kelch repeat-containing protein encodes MFAASLGLLSCGDNERPAPANVRTTHARLATAPAWYATASMSTTRGQHAAVLLPDGKLLVINGVHSSGFVGTAETYDPSTNIWTPAGTTGIQGNITQAVLLSTGKVLILTDGSQAGRVYDPVAGTWSATGNMSSTRGMPTVTLLDSGQVLVAGGIGSGGVRLTTAELYDPVANTFTPTGAMTAGRNAHMATRLRDGRVLAVSGFSGSGEVPGADLYDPATGTWSAAAPPLVPRHYSSSTLLPDGRVLVAGGFTAGGVTTQSELYDPTANTWTATGSLTFPRSGHQATLLPDGRVLVTGGAEFRTTPQVEAEVYDPSTGTWSAAGTMNVGRENHTATLLPTGKVFVTGGFNTSPTTTFFASTEVYDPAASQWSPAGTMGTPRTDAAVALLPSGQVLVTGGRGAFTSSPAAELYDRATNAWTALPDLDVPRERATATLLRSGQVLVVGGRNVNTSTASVQRFDPATRTWLAAASPSGSRHLHTATLLPDGRVLVVGGQSDTTVLNTAELYAPDSDTWSPAGSLATARAGHRAVLLQNGRVLVAGGHNGSGTALATAELFDPATNTWTPAASLAGARDELSLTLLPSGQVLAAGGIAAGTELTSTELYTPGTNTWTSVGALAQPRWLHSAALLPSGKVLVAGGITTNSDYANTAEAYDPMLGRWTTVADPTTAGGLFSVALPSGELLLAGGMTSPNAELFNENGAQPAWRPTVSAPATLVAACPTVLEGLLFRGISSGSGGNSADSPTDFPLVRLRSAEGGQLWTLPSSDTSATRATVTVPAGTPLGTYGLTVFANAISGGRMVAVVANQPPSAQDQSATTGKDTAVAVTLGGTDPDPGQVLSWTVVTQPQHGTLTGTPPALTYTPAAGYVGTDSFTYRVRDCADDSNVATVTLTVVEGAAPTLTCPADVTVEATGSDGAVVTYDPAVLEPAGLPVSYSQASGSRFPLGTTTVTASSTGLTCTFLVTVRDTTAPALTCPSDRTAARNEPVTFEPTATDAVTAHPAVTSSPASGSTFSPGVTTVTVTATDDAGNAAQCTFQVRVQAQVVEIAGGGCDSSGGTTSALALLAALAAWGTSRRRQPTARGN; translated from the coding sequence ACGGCGTGCACAGCTCCGGCTTCGTGGGCACGGCGGAGACCTACGATCCCTCCACCAACATCTGGACCCCGGCGGGCACGACCGGCATCCAAGGCAACATCACGCAGGCCGTGCTCCTGTCCACCGGCAAGGTCCTGATCCTGACCGACGGCTCGCAGGCGGGCCGCGTCTACGATCCCGTTGCGGGCACCTGGAGCGCCACGGGCAACATGTCCTCGACCCGCGGCATGCCCACGGTCACGCTGCTGGATTCGGGGCAGGTCCTCGTCGCGGGTGGCATCGGCAGCGGAGGCGTCCGGCTGACGACCGCGGAGCTCTACGACCCCGTGGCCAACACCTTCACCCCCACCGGCGCCATGACCGCGGGCCGCAACGCGCACATGGCGACGCGGCTGCGTGACGGACGGGTGCTCGCGGTGAGCGGCTTCAGCGGCAGCGGTGAGGTGCCCGGCGCCGACCTCTACGACCCGGCCACCGGCACCTGGTCCGCCGCCGCGCCCCCGCTGGTGCCCCGCCACTATTCCTCCAGCACCCTGCTCCCCGACGGCCGCGTGCTCGTCGCGGGTGGCTTCACCGCGGGCGGCGTGACGACCCAGTCCGAGCTCTACGACCCGACCGCCAACACCTGGACCGCGACTGGCAGCCTGACGTTCCCGCGCTCCGGCCACCAGGCCACGCTGCTGCCCGATGGCCGCGTCCTCGTCACCGGCGGCGCCGAGTTCCGCACCACGCCGCAGGTCGAGGCCGAAGTCTACGACCCCTCCACCGGCACCTGGTCCGCCGCGGGCACGATGAATGTCGGCCGCGAGAACCACACCGCGACGCTGCTGCCCACCGGCAAGGTGTTCGTCACGGGCGGCTTCAATACGTCCCCCACCACGACGTTCTTCGCGTCGACGGAGGTCTACGATCCCGCCGCCAGCCAGTGGTCTCCGGCCGGCACCATGGGCACGCCCCGCACGGACGCCGCGGTGGCGCTCCTGCCCTCGGGCCAGGTGCTCGTGACGGGGGGGCGTGGCGCCTTCACGTCGTCGCCGGCCGCGGAGCTGTATGACCGCGCGACCAACGCGTGGACCGCCCTGCCCGACCTCGACGTGCCGCGCGAGCGCGCCACCGCGACCCTCCTGCGCTCCGGGCAGGTCCTGGTCGTGGGCGGCCGCAACGTGAACACCTCGACGGCGAGCGTGCAGCGCTTCGACCCCGCTACCAGAACATGGCTCGCCGCGGCGTCGCCCTCGGGTTCGCGGCACCTGCACACCGCCACGCTCCTGCCGGATGGCCGGGTGCTCGTCGTCGGCGGCCAGAGCGACACCACGGTGCTCAACACCGCGGAGCTGTATGCCCCTGACTCGGACACGTGGTCTCCGGCTGGCTCGCTCGCGACCGCGCGCGCCGGGCACCGCGCCGTCCTCCTCCAGAATGGCCGGGTGCTCGTCGCGGGTGGCCACAATGGCAGTGGCACCGCGCTGGCGACGGCGGAGCTGTTCGACCCCGCCACCAACACCTGGACGCCGGCGGCCAGCCTCGCGGGGGCTCGCGACGAGCTGTCGCTGACGCTGCTGCCTTCGGGCCAGGTGCTCGCGGCGGGTGGCATCGCGGCCGGCACGGAGCTCACGTCCACGGAGCTCTACACGCCCGGCACCAACACCTGGACCAGCGTCGGGGCGCTGGCGCAGCCGCGCTGGCTGCACTCCGCCGCGCTGCTGCCCTCCGGAAAGGTGCTGGTCGCGGGCGGCATCACCACGAACAGCGATTACGCCAATACCGCGGAGGCCTACGACCCCATGCTCGGCCGCTGGACCACGGTCGCCGATCCCACCACCGCGGGAGGATTGTTCAGCGTGGCGCTGCCGTCGGGCGAGCTGCTCCTCGCGGGCGGCATGACCAGCCCCAACGCGGAGCTGTTCAACGAGAACGGCGCGCAGCCCGCGTGGCGGCCCACGGTGTCGGCTCCGGCGACCCTCGTCGCCGCCTGCCCCACCGTCCTGGAGGGCCTGCTGTTCCGGGGCATCTCCAGCGGCAGCGGCGGCAACTCCGCGGACTCCCCCACCGACTTCCCGCTCGTGCGGCTGCGCTCCGCGGAGGGCGGCCAGCTCTGGACGCTCCCCAGCAGCGACACGTCCGCGACGCGCGCGACGGTGACCGTCCCCGCCGGCACGCCGCTGGGCACCTACGGGCTCACGGTCTTCGCCAACGCCATCTCCGGTGGACGCATGGTGGCCGTCGTCGCCAACCAGCCTCCGTCCGCGCAGGACCAGAGCGCCACCACGGGCAAGGACACGGCCGTGGCGGTGACGCTGGGCGGAACGGATCCGGATCCCGGCCAGGTGTTGAGCTGGACCGTCGTCACCCAGCCGCAGCACGGCACGCTGACCGGCACGCCGCCCGCGCTCACGTACACGCCCGCCGCGGGCTACGTGGGGACGGACAGCTTCACCTACCGCGTGCGGGACTGCGCTGACGACAGCAACGTCGCGACCGTCACCCTCACCGTGGTCGAGGGAGCGGCTCCCACCCTCACCTGCCCCGCGGACGTCACCGTGGAGGCGACGGGCTCCGACGGCGCCGTCGTGACCTACGACCCCGCGGTGCTGGAGCCGGCGGGGCTGCCGGTGAGCTACTCGCAGGCATCGGGCTCGCGCTTCCCGCTCGGCACCACGACCGTGACGGCGAGCTCCACCGGCCTCACCTGCACGTTCCTGGTGACGGTGCGCGACACCACCGCGCCGGCCCTCACCTGCCCCAGCGACAGGACGGCGGCTCGGAATGAGCCGGTCACGTTCGAGCCCACGGCCACGGACGCGGTGACGGCCCACCCGGCCGTGACGTCCTCGCCCGCGTCGGGCAGCACGTTCTCGCCGGGGGTGACGACCGTCACCGTCACCGCCACGGATGACGCGGGCAACGCCGCGCAGTGCACGTTCCAGGTCCGCGTCCAGGCCCAGGTCGTGGAGATCGCCGGCGGCGGCTGTGACAGCTCCGGCGGCACCACGTCCGCGCTCGCCCTCCTCGCCGCGCTCGCGGCCTGGGGGACTTCGCGCCGCCGCCAGCCCACGGCCCGGGGGAACTGA
- a CDS encoding OmpA family protein, whose amino-acid sequence MKTQSWALAALLATAVPPAAFGQTTTSPIVPMDLERLRFQPAATDSMFVDTGRVLPEGGYRLLLMVNYERGILLLQGDDGLKRSILHYRTAGWLAGAWSPVDRLEFSAKLPVIIAQGGHGAEQLAGVSAPDSFGLGTPELGVRYELLRREEGAPVFLGLGLDIGLPGGTADAFGRQAGWAGFQVAPRVSVSRELGPVVLGANAGVRIRSKEVEPGRDFGTELEQGVVVATRGKGLRGEVALQAAESLVQSDVALELLGGVRLPVGAGFEAFALAGHGFTDIPGTPSFRLGAGIAYANEPAPVDQCRTGRSHTPEQCPNEDDDGDGVANKDDRCPLEAGSAVNGGCPDKDSDGDGVVDREDQCPTQAGTARDHGCPAPDSDGDGVRDDEDACPNQAGPASEHGCPAKEQPKPQQPPPEEQPVETKSPLEHIVQFPVNQSEFHENEQRQLDDIAAYLKANPKLKVRIEGHTDNSGPEDANRTLSQQRADRVRAYLIQKGIAGSRLEAKGYGPDRPRVSNDTPEGRSDNRRVEFVPVTGS is encoded by the coding sequence ATGAAGACCCAGAGCTGGGCGCTGGCCGCGCTGCTGGCCACCGCCGTCCCCCCCGCCGCGTTCGGGCAGACCACCACCAGTCCCATCGTCCCCATGGACCTGGAGCGCCTGCGCTTCCAGCCCGCGGCGACGGACTCCATGTTCGTGGACACCGGCCGCGTGCTCCCCGAGGGCGGCTACCGCCTGCTCCTCATGGTGAACTACGAGCGCGGCATCCTGTTGCTCCAGGGCGACGACGGACTGAAGCGCTCCATCCTCCACTACCGCACCGCGGGCTGGCTGGCCGGCGCGTGGTCGCCGGTGGACCGGCTGGAGTTCTCCGCGAAGCTGCCCGTCATCATCGCGCAGGGCGGCCACGGCGCGGAGCAGCTGGCGGGCGTGAGCGCGCCGGACTCGTTCGGCCTGGGCACGCCGGAGCTGGGCGTGCGCTACGAGCTGCTGCGGCGCGAGGAAGGCGCGCCGGTGTTCCTGGGCCTGGGACTGGACATCGGGCTGCCCGGCGGCACCGCGGACGCGTTCGGCCGTCAGGCGGGCTGGGCCGGCTTCCAGGTGGCGCCCCGCGTGTCGGTGAGCCGCGAGCTGGGGCCCGTGGTGCTGGGCGCCAACGCGGGCGTGCGGATCCGCTCGAAGGAGGTCGAGCCGGGCCGCGACTTCGGCACCGAGCTGGAACAGGGCGTCGTGGTGGCCACGCGCGGCAAGGGGCTGCGCGGTGAAGTCGCGCTGCAGGCCGCCGAGTCGCTGGTGCAGTCCGACGTCGCGCTGGAGCTGCTGGGCGGCGTGCGGCTGCCGGTGGGCGCGGGCTTCGAGGCGTTCGCGCTGGCGGGGCACGGCTTCACGGACATCCCGGGCACGCCGTCGTTCCGTCTGGGCGCGGGCATCGCGTACGCGAACGAGCCCGCCCCCGTGGACCAGTGCCGCACCGGCCGCAGCCACACGCCGGAGCAGTGCCCGAACGAGGACGACGACGGCGACGGCGTGGCCAACAAGGACGACCGCTGCCCGCTGGAGGCCGGCTCCGCGGTGAACGGCGGCTGCCCGGACAAGGACTCGGACGGCGACGGCGTGGTGGACCGCGAGGACCAGTGCCCGACGCAGGCCGGCACTGCGCGCGACCACGGCTGCCCGGCGCCGGACTCGGACGGCGACGGCGTTCGCGACGATGAGGACGCCTGCCCGAACCAAGCCGGCCCCGCGTCCGAGCACGGCTGCCCCGCGAAGGAGCAGCCCAAGCCCCAGCAGCCGCCTCCCGAGGAGCAGCCCGTGGAGACGAAGTCGCCGCTGGAGCACATCGTCCAGTTCCCGGTGAACCAGTCGGAGTTCCACGAGAACGAGCAGCGGCAGTTGGATGACATCGCCGCGTACCTGAAGGCGAACCCGAAGCTGAAGGTCCGGATCGAAGGCCACACGGACAACAGCGGTCCGGAGGACGCCAACCGCACGCTGAGCCAGCAGCGCGCGGACCGCGTGCGCGCGTACCTCATCCAGAAGGGCATCGCGGGTTCGCGGCTGGAGGCGAAGGGCTACGGTCCTGACCGTCCGCGCGTGTCCAACGACACGCCGGAAGGCCGCAGCGACAACCGCCGCGTGGAGTTCGTCCCCGTGACGGGGAGCTGA